A genomic region of Sulfobacillus acidophilus DSM 10332 contains the following coding sequences:
- a CDS encoding alkyl hydroperoxide reductase/ Thiol specific antioxidant/ Mal allergen (PFAM: SCO1/SenC~COGs: COG1999 Uncharacterized protein SCO1/SenC/PrrC involved in biogenesis of respiratory and photosynthetic systems~InterPro IPR000866~KEGG: afo:Afer_1690 hypothetical protein~PFAM: Alkyl hydroperoxide reductase/ Thiol specific antioxidant/ Mal allergen~SPTR: Putative uncharacterized protein), with protein MAQRPKWWLGGILGASVMGGVLYGVWHQSPASSLSPKATQALAADGMTPVNRQLAPNFHLVNQSGQPVTLAQYRGKVVVLTFLDPVCWYQCPLEALELSELDRILGPQLAARVQIVAVAANPLVHSVASIDQFDTEHGMNQLPNWTFATSPSTATLQQVWKAYYEYVSVPKYGMVDHAENIWIIGPHGHERWLSSPQESPQYTVGTAALLANYVAKALGVTLPSAPTATDLASTPTAPMTPQYPSTPLVEPLLGGGGWISGRLASGYGTILTSTDGTHWNAVAPEGISQRGGLDVVGLSPTTAWAMAKPYGYQADPTLFVTQNGGQSWAASVLPGPLPSYARQPLAAESAQTAWFISRHTLWETVDGGQTWLPLSTRVPSLTNAALSLAPGGQLWLSGTFRQKAALWQYQPKTGQFDAVSLSPAGSGSVALAPHWVSANSGLLAVIDHNKTLRGFQTHDGGRHWTLATAPVTVTNPLSGGVTNQGNRLTVLSPTHQLLQWNGAANQWLATGPGLPNVPVSGIDITAAGPWIWSETAGGVTLWRNIHGQWSAVPLPLFPKGVTP; from the coding sequence ATGGCGCAACGGCCGAAATGGTGGCTAGGGGGCATTTTGGGAGCCAGCGTAATGGGGGGAGTGCTGTACGGGGTATGGCATCAAAGTCCTGCCTCCAGCTTATCGCCTAAAGCCACCCAAGCTCTGGCGGCGGACGGTATGACCCCTGTCAATCGTCAGCTTGCACCGAATTTTCACCTGGTCAATCAATCGGGACAGCCGGTCACGCTGGCGCAATATCGCGGCAAAGTCGTCGTGTTAACCTTTTTGGATCCGGTGTGCTGGTATCAATGTCCTTTAGAGGCGTTGGAGCTGAGTGAGCTTGACCGGATTTTAGGTCCCCAATTAGCCGCGCGAGTCCAGATCGTGGCGGTGGCCGCCAATCCTCTGGTGCATAGTGTGGCCTCTATCGACCAATTTGATACCGAGCACGGGATGAATCAGTTACCCAATTGGACTTTTGCTACGTCCCCCAGCACGGCTACGTTGCAACAAGTCTGGAAAGCATACTATGAATATGTCTCGGTGCCAAAATACGGGATGGTCGATCACGCGGAAAACATTTGGATTATCGGCCCCCATGGCCACGAACGCTGGTTGAGTTCGCCTCAGGAATCCCCGCAATATACGGTGGGAACGGCCGCCTTATTAGCCAATTACGTGGCCAAGGCACTCGGGGTCACGCTACCGTCGGCTCCCACTGCTACTGACCTGGCCAGTACGCCGACAGCTCCAATGACCCCGCAATATCCCTCGACGCCTCTCGTTGAGCCTTTACTTGGTGGCGGCGGCTGGATTAGCGGGCGACTCGCGTCCGGATACGGCACCATTCTTACTTCAACCGACGGGACCCATTGGAATGCGGTGGCCCCGGAAGGGATTTCCCAACGAGGGGGACTCGACGTCGTCGGCTTGTCGCCCACGACCGCCTGGGCCATGGCCAAGCCGTATGGCTATCAGGCCGATCCCACGCTGTTTGTTACCCAAAACGGGGGACAAAGTTGGGCCGCATCGGTGTTGCCGGGACCGTTGCCTTCCTATGCGCGCCAGCCGTTAGCCGCCGAATCGGCCCAGACCGCCTGGTTTATCAGTCGTCATACCTTATGGGAAACCGTCGACGGCGGCCAAACCTGGTTGCCGTTATCGACCCGGGTGCCCTCGTTAACCAACGCCGCCTTGTCCTTGGCACCCGGTGGACAACTCTGGCTTAGCGGGACCTTTCGTCAAAAGGCGGCCTTATGGCAGTACCAGCCGAAAACCGGTCAATTTGACGCCGTATCGTTATCCCCCGCGGGTTCCGGCAGTGTGGCCTTGGCCCCGCACTGGGTTTCGGCCAATTCGGGCCTGCTAGCCGTTATTGACCACAACAAGACCCTCCGAGGCTTCCAAACCCACGACGGGGGCCGCCATTGGACGCTCGCCACCGCACCGGTGACCGTCACGAATCCGCTAAGCGGCGGCGTCACGAACCAAGGCAACCGCCTGACGGTCCTATCGCCGACCCACCAGTTGCTGCAATGGAACGGCGCGGCTAATCAATGGCTGGCGACAGGTCCCGGCCTGCCCAATGTTCCCGTCAGCGGTATCGACATAACGGCCGCCGGGCCCTGGATCTGGTCAGAAACCGCCGGTGGAGTCACCTTGTGGCGCAATATTCATGGCCAATGGAGCGCGGTGCCCCTCCCATTGTTCCCTAAAGGCGTCACCCCATAG
- a CDS encoding SCP-like extracellular (PFAM: Cysteine-rich secretory protein family~COGs: COG2340 Uncharacterized protein with SCP/PR1 domains~InterPro IPR014044~KEGG: tmr:Tmar_0410 SCP-like extracellular~PFAM: SCP-like extracellular~SPTR: SCP-like extracellular): MNYFTHLLLAAGLPVLGFNTAVTPPPLSVAPVTTPSPMISRYVWPETLAPQTPSTVSTPISAVTSPVLSPSEATTMILLINQARRQQGLLPYTINPTLMALAQKRAQMIAQTGDFTSDLPQYGWPVQMEQQAGISAESMGAENIAEAGNVQQAFFMLMASPPHQANILSPYMTQIGVGVAPLPNGVAISELFTGPNL; the protein is encoded by the coding sequence ATGAACTATTTCACCCACTTATTGCTGGCCGCCGGTCTTCCCGTGCTGGGCTTCAATACCGCGGTGACCCCGCCCCCCCTATCGGTGGCCCCCGTAACGACGCCAAGTCCTATGATAAGCCGCTATGTTTGGCCGGAGACTTTGGCGCCTCAAACACCATCGACGGTTTCAACCCCGATATCCGCCGTGACTTCGCCCGTCTTGTCGCCGTCCGAGGCCACCACCATGATTCTGTTAATCAATCAAGCGCGGCGGCAACAGGGGCTTTTACCGTATACGATCAATCCGACCCTCATGGCCTTGGCGCAAAAACGGGCGCAAATGATTGCCCAAACCGGCGATTTTACCTCGGATTTACCCCAATATGGATGGCCCGTTCAAATGGAACAACAAGCGGGGATCAGCGCGGAGAGTATGGGAGCGGAAAACATTGCCGAAGCGGGAAACGTCCAACAGGCGTTTTTCATGCTAATGGCTTCGCCGCCTCATCAAGCCAACATCTTAAGTCCCTATATGACCCAAATCGGGGTCGGTGTCGCCCCGTTGCCAAACGGTGTAGCCATTTCCGAACTCTTTACCGGTCCCAATCTCTAA